One Xiphophorus hellerii strain 12219 chromosome 24, Xiphophorus_hellerii-4.1, whole genome shotgun sequence DNA window includes the following coding sequences:
- the LOC116715934 gene encoding uncharacterized protein C7orf57 homolog has product MSAAAPNHRRTKPGGIKPGAANSGVTGPTSQIPGLCQTATESAAVERTSGRRVGIFETDSDYVKLAKQGGHKGLLSHDVDDDDAPKKAYNPPNWFGEDESKSGSKASSPDSQTKAGRRPLAAPFGTDNNSSWERETDSFSHGKEKMSPDDAVVPMEGLTMSSKYKRISYDKKAPPVSMSKLLSHGYMEEKKKSGNDDDTSSVTSDQTSTVMTEDVDDLD; this is encoded by the exons ATGAGCGCTGCTGCACCCAACCATCGAAGGACCAAACCCGGAG GCATAAAGCCTGGAGCTGCGAACAGCGGCGTGACCGGACCCACCTCTCAGATTCCCGGCCTCTGCCAGACCGCCACCGAGAGCGCGGCGGTGGAGAGGACCAGCGGGCGACGAGTGGGAATATTTGAGACCGACTCGGACTACGTCAAGCTGGCGAAGCAGGGAGGACACAAAG GCTTATTGAGTCACGATGTTGATGACGATGACGCACCGAAGAAAGCCTACAACCCGCCCAACTGGTTCGGAGAGGATGAGTCAAAGAG CGGAAGCAAAGCCTCGTCTCCTGACAGCCAGACGAAGGCGGGCAGGCGGCCTCTGGCTGCTCCCTTTGGCACTGATAACAATTCCTCCTGGGAAAGAGAGACTGATAGTTTTTCCCATGGTAAAGAGAAG ATGTCTCCAGATGATGCAGTTGTGCCTATGGAGGGTCTGACCATGAGCAGCAAGTATAAGAGAAT ATCCTACGATAAGAAAGCTCCTCCGGTCAGCATGTCCAAGCTGCTCAGTCACGGCTAcatggaggagaagaagaagtcTGGAAATGATGACGATACTTCaa GTGTGACTTCAGATCAGACCAGCACCGTCATGACGGAGGATGTGGATGATCTGGATTAG